TATGCGCCCCTTCATCCAAGAGGCCATGGCAATAAACGCTGAATTCGGCGGGCCAATTAACTTTGCAACCGTAGTGAATCCAGATATCGAGGCAAATTTTGTTCCGGCAACTCCGGCAGTTACGCCTGAGTCAAACTGGCCGCCTCTAAACCCAGCCGGAACTCCAGTTACTTTTCCAGATTCTGTATCCACTGGCCCGGCGACAACATCTGGATTCGAAACTCGGCTAAACCCTAAGTACACCTTCGATAACTTTGTTACAGGTGGGTCAAATAGATTTGCCCACGCAGCTTCATTTGCAGTAGCCGAAGCACCGGCCAAGGCCTACAACCCGCTATTTATCTATGGTGATTCAGGGCTGGGTAAAACCCACCTGCTGCATGCCATTGGCCACTACGCATTGAACCTTTACCCACGAATCAAGGTCCGCTACGTATCCAGTGAAGAGTTCACGAACGACTTCATCAACGCCATTCAAAACAACCGCACTGGCATGTTCCAAGCTGAGTACCGTGACATCGATGTTCTTCTAATCGACGACATTCAGTTTTTGCAGGGTAAAGATCAGACCCAAGAGGCGTTTTTCCACACTTTCAACACCCTGCATGATCACAACAAACAGGTTGTAATTACCTCTGACCTTCCTCCAAAGCAACTAACTGGCTTTGAAGACCGCATGGTTTCTAGGTTTGAGTGGGGTCTTCTCACTGACATTCAGACTCCAGAGCTCGAAACCCGCATCGCAATCCTTCGTAAGAAGGCTGAGAATGACAAACTTCGCGTTGACGACGACATCATCGAGTACATGGCGGCTCGAGTTTCTTCAAACATCCGTGAGCTCGAAGGTACTTTGATCCGTGTAAACGCTTTTGCTGCTCTAAACCGCCAAAAGGTTGACATGCAGCTGGTTCAGACAGTTCTAAAAGACATTGTTCCAGTGGGTTCAGACCAGGTAATTGCACCGATTGAGATCATCAATGCAGTTGCCGCGTATTACAAAATCACCCCAGATGACCTTTACGGCTCCTCACGCATCGCAGCAATTGCATTGGCAAGACAAATTGCAATGTACATCTGCCGTGAGCAAACCAACCTTTCACTGCCAAAAATTGGCCAGCTATTTGGTGGCCGTGATCACACCACTGTGATGTATGCCCAGCGCAAAATTACCGAATTCATGAATGAACGCCGCTACGTCTATAACCAGGTAACCGAGATCATTGCTCGTATCAAGACTGCATCAAAGGGTTAGTAACCACAGAAAGTAATTACTCCGGCTCAACCACCACTCAAAAACTTGGGTGGTTTTGTCATTTAAGGATCACTTGGGTGATTAATCCACAAAAATGTGGAGAAATAAACATATGAACATGTCTGTGGATAAGTCCGGATAACTAGCAATTAACAGTGCAATACGGACGCTGGAGTTGTGATGACAAAAATTACAACTCACAGGCGGTCAAGTTATCCACAGAATAATCCACAAGTGTATAAACATCTAACACGGTTGTAGTTTCGTGAGAAACATTGAGAAGTTGCCAGTTATCCACATTTTCCACAGGTGTTAATAATGTTGTTTTAAATATTTAAAGATTTAGACAGATTCATAACTCTTGGGGTAAACACCAATCGGTGTGCAGAGGCTTGAAACCAAAGGTTTTAGGGCATAAATGTGCCAAGATTGAGGACTAGAAACTATTGCGCTCAAAGATGCGCAGATTTGAGGTAAACCTTGAAGTTCCAAGTCAACAAAGACGTGCTCAGCGAAGCTGTTTCTTTTGCTGTCCGCCTTTTGCCTCAGCGCACCACTTTGCCAATTCTTGGCGGAATCCTGATCGAGGCAGATGCCAACGCACTTCGTCTATCGGTGTTTGACTACGAAGTATCAGCCCAGGCAGAAATCGTTGCCAAGGTAGAAACCTCAGGACGAGTTTTGGTTTCAGGCCGTTTGCTTTCTGAAATTGCCAGCAAACTACCTAATGCACCGGTTGAATTTGCCACCGACGGTTCAAAAGTCACCGTTTCATGTGGATCAACCAAGTTCTCACTTTTGACCATGCCGGTTGAGGAATACCCAACGCTTCCTGAAATTCCAGCTATTTCAGGCACCATTTCTGGCGAAGCTTTTGCCGATGCCGTTCACCAAGTGGCTGTTGCCGCTTCAAAGGATGACGTAACTCCGGTATTGACCGGTGTTCAGCTAGAAACCGGCGAAAAGTCAATTTCTTTTGTTGCAACCGACCGCTACCGCGTTGCACTGCGAGAAGCAGCCTGGGTAGCAAGCCCATCAGGCGCCGGATCAGTAGCACTGGTACCAGCAAGAACTTTGCAAGAAGTTGCTAAGACATTTGGTAACCAGGGTGAAATTTCTATTGCAATTGCTAAGACTGACGATCGCGAAATGATTGCTTTCAAGGCAAACAACAGATCAGTGACTTCATTGCTACTCAAGGGCAACTTTCCGCCGGTAAAGAGCTTGTTCCCAACTGACATCGATAACTTTGCCGTTGTTTCTACTGGTGATCTAGTTGATTCAACCCGTCGAGTAGCTCTAGTTCTTGAGCGCGAGAGCCCACTTCGATACAGCTTCAACGAGGGTGAGCTTTCATTGGAGGCCACCGGCAATGAAACTGCTCAGGCGTCTGAAAACATCAATGCCGAGCTAACCGGAAAAGAAATTGTTGTTTCGCTCAAGCCGCAGTTCTTGATTGATGGCCTAGCCGGTGTTCACGGAGAATTTGTGAAAATTGCATTCACCAACAACGACAACCCAAACAAACCGGGTCCGGTTCTGATTTCTAGCCACGGATCAAAAGAAAAGACCGACTCTGACAGCTACCGTTACCTGCTTCAGCCAAACCTTTTGGTTCGCTAGGCACTAAAACAAAAGGCTGAATTACAAGAATTAGAAAAGGGCGGGCGTTAGATGTACATAAAGCATCTTTCGCTCGCCCAATTTCGTAATTACAAAAGTGCAGAGCTTTCGCTTTCGCAAGGCGTCAACCTACTGGTTGGACCAAATGGCCAGGGCAAGACCAATCTGGTTGAGGCAATCCGCTATTTATCAACAATCAGTAGCCACAGAGTTGCGGGCTACCTTCCGCTGATTCAACAAAACCAAAGCCAGGCGGTCATCCGGGCTATGGCAAGTTTTGATGAGCGCGATGTACTAATCGAACTTGAAATCAACCGGGATTCTGCCAATAAGGCCCGAATCAATAAATCACCCGCCCCTAAAGTGCGCGACATCCTTGGGTTTGTAAATTCTGTTACATTCGCCCCAGAAGACCTAGACATCGTGAAGCGTGATCCAAGTAATCGACGCGCTTTTATCGACGAACTTGTAATTCAGGTGTGGCCAAGATTTGCCGGTGTTTATTCAGATTATGAGCGTGTGCTGAAACAAAGAAACACTCTTCTAAAAACCGCCAGACAAACCGGAACCAAAGGTTCGGCTCTGAGCACACTGGATGCCTGGGATGCATCATTGGTTTCTTACGGATCTGAAATTATTGCCGCAAGGCTGGACCTGATTGAAAGATTGCGCCCACACCTTTTTGAGGCATACCAATCCATAGCGATTGCAAACAACGAGCCAAGGATTTTGGTCAAATCATCTCTATTGGGTGCCGCAATTGTGCAGTTTGATGAAGACTCTGAAGATTTGGAGTACATCAACACCTCTGATCGAACGGAAATAACCGAGCTGTACAGCAAAAAGTTGTCATTCGTTCGGCCAAAAGAGCTGGAGCGGGGAATTACATTAGTTGGCCCGCACCGCGATGACTTGGTATTGATGCTGGGAGACTTACCGGCCAAAGGGTATGCAAGCCACGGGGAATCTTGGTCTTACGCCCTGGCATTGAGATTGGCTTCAATTGCGCTGCTGCGCGCCGAAACCAGATCTGGCGACCCAATTTTGATTTTGGATGACGTGTTTGCCGAATTGGACTCTGGGCGACGAGAGCGATTGGCCGGAATGGTAGCCAATAACGAGCAGGTTTTGATTACCGCGGCCGTAGCTGAGGACATCCCAAAGGCCCTTCAGGCCACAGTATTTAATGTAATTTCGGGCACGGTAGCCGGTGGATAAAAGAGATTTTGCCCAGGAGTTCTATTGGAGAATGCGCGAGGCCGTTACCGGAAGGCTGAGCCGCGAAGCCAAGCGCATTGCCGAAAAAGAAAACGCCAAAAACTCTCGTCCTTTTGAGAAGGGGCGGGACATCATTGCCGCCGGAGACTCTATCGAGGGACTCTTAAAGTCATTCCGCTGGGAAAGTCAGCTTTCAGAGGCCGATCTATTCAATAATTGGGCCACCGTGGTTGGCGAAACTAACGCTGCCAGCTCTCAGCCAGAGGCACTAATCAACGGGGTACTGACAATTAGGTGCAAGTCAACCGCCTGGGCCACCCAATTGAGACTCATGCAGACTCAACTTTTAGAGCAAATTAGAGCTGCTTTTCCGAAGCTTGAAATTACAAGTTTGAAGCTGTTGGGGCCGGATGCTCCGAGTTGGAAAAAGGGCCCTCGATCGGTGCCCGGAAGAGGCCCGAGAGACACCTACGGATAACCCCCGTTTTTGGGTGATTAAACCCCATCCTGATTGGCCCTTAATCCGCGCTACGGCGCGGTTTTTGGTTCTCGACACAACGCACAAATACAGGGTTTTGTCAGGCCAAAAAGGTAGACTTCTTGATAGTTAGTTACCCCGAATATCAGTCGTCTACTGAAGCCGCATTTCACCGGGCCTAACCACGCGAATAAGGAGTAAAACCGAATATGTCTGACAGCACTTACGAAGCCGGAAATATCCAGGTCCTCGAGGGCCTAGAAGCAGTGCGCAAGCGCCCCGGCATGTACATCGGTTCTACCGGCCCGCGTGGTTTGCACCACTTGGTTTACGAAATCGTTGACAACTCTGTTGACGAGGCACTGGCTGGGTACTGTGACACCATCAACGTCACCATTACCAAAGACGGCTGGATCCGCGTAAAAGACAACGGTCGCGGTATTCCGGTGTCTACCCACCCAACCGAGGGAATCTCAACCGTTCAGGTTGTTCTGACCATTCTTCACGCCGGCGGTAAGTTCGGTGGTGGTGGCTACGCAGTTTCAGGTGGTCTTCACGGTGTGGGTGCATCGGTGGTAAACGCACTTTCTACTCAGCTACGGGTTCAGGTTGCCCGCGAAGGTTTCTTGTGGAACCAGAGCTACAAGATTGGTGTGCCTGATGCCCCGCTTGCCAAGGGTAAGCCAGCTGATTACACCGGAACCCAGATTGAGTTTTTGGCCAGCCCAGAAATTTTTGAAACCGTAGAGTACGACTACGAGACCCTCCGTGCCCGCTTCCAGCAGATGTGCTTCTTGAACAAGGGCCTGCGCATCTCACTAGAAGACGAGCGCACCGGCCGGACCGACACCTATCACTACGAAAACGGTCTTCGCGACTACGTTGAGTACCTCAACGTTTCAAAGAAAAACGAAATCGTCAACGAAGAAATCATCTCTTTTGAGTCAGAGACCAAAGAGAAGAACATGTCGGTTGAGATTGCCATGCAGTGGACCAACGCCTACAACGAGAGCGTCCACACCTACGCAAACACCATCAACACTCACGAGGGTGGAACCCACGAAGAGGGCTTCCGCGCCGCACTTACATCGCTGCTAAATAAATACGCACGAGAGAAGAACCTGCTCAAGGAAAAAGACGAGAACCTGTCTGGTGACGACTGCCGCGAAGGCCTAACTTGCGTGATCTCGGTAAAGCTTTCTGAGCCTCAGTTTGAGGGCCAGACCAAGACCAAGCTGGGCAACACCGAGGCCAAGGCCTTTGTTCAGCGTGTGGTCAACGAAGAGCTAGGCGACTGGCTTGGCCGCAACCCAAACGTTGCCAAAGACATTATTCGTAAGGCAATTCAGGCTGCCACTGCTCGCCACGCAGCCCGCAAGGCTCGCGAGGCTACCCGCCGCAAGGGATTGCTTGAGTCTGGCGGTATGCCGGGCAAGCTTCGCGACTGCTCAAGCCGCAAGCCAGAACTTTCAGAAATCTACCTAGTTGAGGGTGACTCAGCGGGTGGTTCAGCCGTTCGTGGCCGCAACCCAGAGACTCAGGCAATTTTGCCTCTCCGCGGTAAGGTCTTGAACGTCGAGAAAGCGCGCCTAGATCGTGCCCTCGGCAACGCCGAGGTTCAGGCAATCATCACAGCTTTCGGTACCGGCATCGGTGAAGAATTTGACGTCTCTAAGGCCCGCTACCACAAGTGCATTTTGATGGCCGACGCCGATGTTGACGGCCTGCACATCCGCACCCTGATTCTGACCCTGCTGTTCCGCTACATGCGCCCACTTATCGAGCACGGATACGTTTACTTGGCACAGCCACCACTATTCAAGATCAAGTGGTCAAACTCAGAGCACCAATACGTTTACTCAGATGCCCAGCGTGACAAGGCCCTGGCAGATGGCGCTGCAGCTGGCAAGCGTATTCCTAAAGAAAACGCCATCCAGCGTTACAAGGGTTTGGGTGAGATGGACTATGACGAACTTTGGGACACCACCATGGACCCAGACAAGCGCACCTTGCTTCAGGTAACTCTCGAAGATGCAGCCCTGGCTGATGAGGTTTTCTCAACCCTGATGGGTGAAGACGTAGATGCTCGCCGCTCATTCATTCAGCAGAACGCAAAGGATGTCCGCTTCCTAGACATCTAGGCCGCCGACACCGACGAAAGATTTAGAGAAGAGACATCATGGCTGACGAAACCACCAATGCAAGTGGACTAATCGACAATATTGAGCAGGTCGACCTTCAGGTCGAAATGCAGCGCAGCTACCTCGACTACGCAATGAGCGTTATCGTGGGCCGCGCCCTTCCAGACGTTCGCGATGGCCTGAAGCCAGTTCACCGCCGCGTTATCTATGCAATGTTTGATGGCGGTTACCGCCCAGACAAGCAGTTCTCAAAGTGCTCGCGCGTTGTCGGAGACGTTATGGGTCAGTACCACCCACACGGTGACAGCGCGATTTACGACACCATGGTACGACTTACTCAGGACTGGAACCTTCGCTACCCACTAATCTCAGGCCAAGGAAACTTTGGTTCACCGGGTAACGACCCTGCCGCTGCACCTCGATACACCGAGTGCCGCATGGCTCCTTTGGCCATGGAGATGGTTCGCGACATCGACGAAGAAACCGTTGATTTCCAGGACAACTACGATGGCCGCACCCAGGAACCAACCGTTCTACCGAGCCGCATCCCGAACCTACTGGTCAACGGATCAATCGGTATCGCGGTTGGTATGGCCACCAACATTCCACCTCACAACCTTCGTGAAGTAGCCGATGGTGCTCAGTGGTACCTAAAGAACCCAGAGGCAACCCGCGAAGAACTGCTTGAGGCATTGATCGAGCGCATCAAGGGCCCAGACTTCCCAACCGGCGCACACATTCTTGGCCGCAAGGGAATCGAAGAGGCGTACCGCACCGGTCGTGGCTCGGTCACCATGCGCGCAATCATCAATGTTGAAGAGCTGCACGGCCGCACCTGTTTGGTTGTAACCGAGCTGCCTTACCAGGTAAACCCTGACAACTTGGCAGAAAAGATTGCCGGCTTGGTCAAGGAAGGCCGCCTTCAGGGCATCGCCGACATCCGTGACGAAACCTCAGGCCGTACCGGTCAGCGCTTGGTAATTGTGCTCAAGAAAGACGCTGTTGCCCGCGTTGTTTTGAACAACCTTTACAAGCTGACCCCGTTGCAAGAGAACTTCAGCGCAAACATGCTGGCTCTGGTTGATGGTGTTCCGCGTACCTTGAGTCTTGATGGCTTTATCAGCAACTGGGTTGAGCACCAGGTTGAGGTTATTGTTCGCCGCACCCAGTTCCGTCTGCGTAAGGCTGAAGAGCGTGCCCACATTTTGCGTGGTTACCTAAAGGCTCTCGACGCACTCGACGCCGTAATTGCTTTGATTCGCAAGAGCGCCAACGTTGAAGACGCACGCGAAGGCTTGATGGCCTTGCTGAGCATCGATGAACTGCAGGCACGTGCAATTCTGAACATGCAGTTGCGCCAGCTTGCAGCCCTTGAACGCCAGAAAATCATTGATGAAGCAGCCGAGCTTGAGGCTCAGATCATTGACTTCAAGGCAATCATCGCCGACCCAGTTCGCCAGCGCACCATCATCAGTGAAGAACTCGATGAAGTTGTGGCAAAGCACGGAGATGACCGCCGAAGCGCAATCATTGCTGGTTTCGACGGCGATGTTTCAGTCGAAGACCTGATTCCTGAAGAGGAAATGGTTATCTCTCTCACCCGCGGTGGCTACATTAAGCGCACCAAGAGTGACAACTACCGCCAGCAACACCGCGGCGGTAAGGGCGTTAAGGGAGCCAACCTTCGTGCCGATGACGTTGTTGAGCACTTCTTTGTGACCACAACCCACCACTGGTTGTTGTTCTTCACAAACAAGGGCCGCGTTTACCGCACCAAGGCCTATGAGGTTCTTGAAGGTGGCCGCGACACCAAGGGACAGCACGTTGCTAACCTGCTTGCCCTTCAGCCTGATGAACAGATTGCCCAGGTTCTTGACCTTAAGGACTACCAGCAAGCACCATATCTCGTACTTGCCACCCGTGACGGTTTGGTCAAGAAGACCTCTCTCGATGCCTATGACACTGCGCGAACCGGCGGAATCATCGCGATCAAACTTCGTGAAGGTGACGAACTGGTCTCAGCGATGTTGGCATCTGAGGCAGACGACCTACTGCTCGTTTCTCACAAGGGTATGTCGATCCGATTCTCAGCCAGCGATGAAATGCTGCGACCAATGGGCCGCGACACTTCAGGAAACATCGGTATGAACTTCCGCGAGGGTGACCACCTACTTTCTGCAAGCGTGATCAATGACGCTGACGAAGCCTTTGTATTTGTGGTTACTGAAGGCGGATACGCCAAGCGCACCGAGGTTTCTCAGTACCGCCCGCAAAACCGCGGTGGTTTGGGTATCAAGGTAGCCAAGCTTGAAGAAAAGCGCGGAGACCTAGTTGGCGCAATCATCGTTGCCGAAGATGACGAAGTTCTTGTAGTTCTAGCCAGCGGCAAGGTGGTTCGTTCAGCTGTGAACGAGGTTCCAGCCAAGGGCCGTGACACCATGGGTGTTGTCTTTGCTCGATTCGAAGAGGATGACGTAATTCTCGGACTAGCGAAAAACACCGAACGCAATCTAGAGTCGAATGAGATTGCCGGCGATGACGAAGTTGAAGCCGCCGAAGTAGCCACTGAAGGAGCAGCTGAATGAAAGAACGCCTAAAGGCCGCAGCCAAGAGCGCCGCATCGCGCGCAACCGGTCCGGCGCCAAAGCAGGTAAAGCTGAAGCTGGTTCAAATTGGCTTCTGGTCAGCTGTTAAGGCAGGCCTGCTAGTCACCATTGCCACTGGCATTGCCATGATTGTTGGTTTTTTCTTGATCTGGCTTGTGGTCAGCAGCACCGGATTGTTCGGTAGCTTGAGCACGCTAATCAACGGAATCATCGGTGGCGGAAGCGGCACAACTGAGGCGGGCGTAAACGTTGCCGAGCAGCTGAGCTTGCCACGAGTGATGTCATTTGCCATCACTACAGCACTGTTCAACATTGTGATCGGAACCCTGCTAACCGGTATTTCTGCAGCAATTTACAACGTGATTGCTCGTCTAACCGGCGGAATCTCAGTTGGTTTTACCAACGACCAGTAACTAAGTTCTTCTGTGACTTTGCACTCATAAATAAATTCGTGTAAAGTCATAGAGGTTCTACGGGCCTATAGCTCAGGTGGTTAGAGCGCTTCACTGATAATGAAGAGGTCGGAGGTTCAAGTCCTCCTAGGCCCACCAGGAAGCTTCTTCACCAAAAGAAGGTTCTGAACCGCAGAAACACAAAGATTCAAAGCACCAAGACCCGGGGATTTAGCTCAGTTGGTAGAGCACCTGCTTTGCAAGCAGGGGGTCAGGGGTTCGACCCCCCTAATCTCCACCAAAAATAAAATGCCTCCCATTTAGGGGGGCATTTTTTTACACTGCACGTGCCAGCAAGGGCTGTTTTACGCTGGTGTTCACTGCAGAAATCTAAAAAGTGACAATGCCACATTGCTGGTGGTTGTCTGGAGTGGGATTCATATGAATCGGCAACGAAAAGTCCATATGATGAGAGCACCCCTTTTAGCCCTGATTATTTTGGGTGTTCTCAACATCGCGATCATTGAGCCCGCCATCTCTTGGAGTTTTAGAGAATCAGGCGCATCGAATCTTTCGAATGCCAACTGGGTGGCAGTTTCCGTGTCCCTAGCAATCTGGATAATAATGGCGATAGTTGTTAGCACTTCAGTCCTGATTGCTCAGGAGTTCGTAACACGAAGGGTTGGACCGGGTACTGACAGGCAAGCGCTTCTCTGGGCCGTGCGCCTAGCGGGGCTGGCCCTGATAATGTCCGGTTATCTATTACCAATTTGGGCTGTTGATTTTGCCACCTACAGAGTCGACCAAGGTCAAGGAACCAACCTGATATCGATTGGTGTGGTAACTGCTTCTCCCATCTGCCTGGCAGCTGCACTGATTATTTTTGTAGTCTGCATTCTCAGACGAAAGTTAACATTTGGGAATAGTCGCTAAGAAACATTTGAAAATACTCGAGTCAGTCGCGTAGCTTTTCCTGAAGCACCGGAACCTCTGCCATCAGTAAACTTGAGCCATGACTAACTCATTCGCTGGTAAGCACGCTTTTGTATCTGGTTCATCACGAGGCATTGGCGCACAAGTTGCCCAGATGCTGGCTGCGCAGGGCGCAACCGTGGCCATCAACTACCGCGACAAGGTGGTTCGCGCCGAAAAGATTGCAAACCAGATCATCGAAGCCGGCGGCAAGGCCATCGTGGTTGGTGCAGATCTAACCGATTACTCAAGTATTGACGCTTTGGCGGCAACCCTAAAGGCTGAATTTGGTGGCCTAGACCTTTTGGTTCTCAACGCTTCTGGCGGTATGGAGACTGGCAAGGGCGAGGATTACGCGATGAAGCTAAACCGCGATGCACAGGTAAACCTTGTGAAGACCGCTTTGCCACTGATGAACGCTGGCTCACGCATTGTGTTCGTCACCAGCCACCAGGCGCACTTCATCCGCGAAACTCCAACCATGCCTGAGTACGTGCCAGTTGCTCTCAGCAAGCGCGCCGGCGAAGACGCTCTTCGCGACATGATTCCTGAGCTAACCGAAAAGGGCATCGAGTTTGTAGTGGTTTCGGGAGACATGATTGAGGGGACCGTGACGGCTACCCTGCTTGACCGCCTAAACCCAGGCGCCATCGATGCTCGTAAAGAAGCTGTCGGCAAGCTCTACAACGTAGAAGAATTTGCCGAAGAGATCGTCAAGGCTGCCTCAGCGCCGGTACCAGCAGACAACACCGTCTTGGTTGGCGACACCGGTTACTTCACTAAGAAATAAGGTTGCCGATCATGAACCCGATTTTGCCAACTACCTATGACGCCCTTTGGGCCGTTCTGGCTGTGCCGTTCGTGCTATTCATGCTGGCCTTGCCAGTAATCGTGATTGTGATTTTAATCAGAGTGAATCAGATCAAGAAGTACTTGGAGCAGCTCGTCGCCGACCGCAAGACGAATAGTTAGCGCAAAGCCGACTGAAATGGCTTGGCTTGGCAGGCGAACCCGCTTTTAGTGGCCTGAGCCTGCGCCCTTAGTGTTGCCTGCGCCGGTAGCAAAGATGAAGGTTACGATTAAAGCACCGACAATCACAAAGAACATGTTGGTGACTCCCCAGGCCTGACCCAAAAAGCCGAGCAGTGGTGGCCCGACCAAGAAGGCCAGGTAACCAGCGCTGGCCACGAAGGCAACTTTACGCGCCGGGTTTTCACCCTGACCTGCGGCCGAGAGATAAAGCGGAAAGCCAAGTGCCACACCGCAACCCCAAAGCATCGCGCCTAACCAGGCC
This portion of the Rhodoluna limnophila genome encodes:
- the recF gene encoding DNA replication/repair protein RecF (All proteins in this family for which functions are known are DNA-binding proteins that assist the filamentation of RecA onto DNA for the initiation of recombination or recombinational repair.); this encodes MYIKHLSLAQFRNYKSAELSLSQGVNLLVGPNGQGKTNLVEAIRYLSTISSHRVAGYLPLIQQNQSQAVIRAMASFDERDVLIELEINRDSANKARINKSPAPKVRDILGFVNSVTFAPEDLDIVKRDPSNRRAFIDELVIQVWPRFAGVYSDYERVLKQRNTLLKTARQTGTKGSALSTLDAWDASLVSYGSEIIAARLDLIERLRPHLFEAYQSIAIANNEPRILVKSSLLGAAIVQFDEDSEDLEYINTSDRTEITELYSKKLSFVRPKELERGITLVGPHRDDLVLMLGDLPAKGYASHGESWSYALALRLASIALLRAETRSGDPILILDDVFAELDSGRRERLAGMVANNEQVLITAAVAEDIPKALQATVFNVISGTVAGG
- a CDS encoding DUF721 domain-containing protein, which produces MREAVTGRLSREAKRIAEKENAKNSRPFEKGRDIIAAGDSIEGLLKSFRWESQLSEADLFNNWATVVGETNAASSQPEALINGVLTIRCKSTAWATQLRLMQTQLLEQIRAAFPKLEITSLKLLGPDAPSWKKGPRSVPGRGPRDTYG
- the gyrA gene encoding DNA gyrase subunit A; protein product: MADETTNASGLIDNIEQVDLQVEMQRSYLDYAMSVIVGRALPDVRDGLKPVHRRVIYAMFDGGYRPDKQFSKCSRVVGDVMGQYHPHGDSAIYDTMVRLTQDWNLRYPLISGQGNFGSPGNDPAAAPRYTECRMAPLAMEMVRDIDEETVDFQDNYDGRTQEPTVLPSRIPNLLVNGSIGIAVGMATNIPPHNLREVADGAQWYLKNPEATREELLEALIERIKGPDFPTGAHILGRKGIEEAYRTGRGSVTMRAIINVEELHGRTCLVVTELPYQVNPDNLAEKIAGLVKEGRLQGIADIRDETSGRTGQRLVIVLKKDAVARVVLNNLYKLTPLQENFSANMLALVDGVPRTLSLDGFISNWVEHQVEVIVRRTQFRLRKAEERAHILRGYLKALDALDAVIALIRKSANVEDAREGLMALLSIDELQARAILNMQLRQLAALERQKIIDEAAELEAQIIDFKAIIADPVRQRTIISEELDEVVAKHGDDRRSAIIAGFDGDVSVEDLIPEEEMVISLTRGGYIKRTKSDNYRQQHRGGKGVKGANLRADDVVEHFFVTTTHHWLLFFTNKGRVYRTKAYEVLEGGRDTKGQHVANLLALQPDEQIAQVLDLKDYQQAPYLVLATRDGLVKKTSLDAYDTARTGGIIAIKLREGDELVSAMLASEADDLLLVSHKGMSIRFSASDEMLRPMGRDTSGNIGMNFREGDHLLSASVINDADEAFVFVVTEGGYAKRTEVSQYRPQNRGGLGIKVAKLEEKRGDLVGAIIVAEDDEVLVVLASGKVVRSAVNEVPAKGRDTMGVVFARFEEDDVILGLAKNTERNLESNEIAGDDEVEAAEVATEGAAE
- a CDS encoding SDR family oxidoreductase, producing the protein MTNSFAGKHAFVSGSSRGIGAQVAQMLAAQGATVAINYRDKVVRAEKIANQIIEAGGKAIVVGADLTDYSSIDALAATLKAEFGGLDLLVLNASGGMETGKGEDYAMKLNRDAQVNLVKTALPLMNAGSRIVFVTSHQAHFIRETPTMPEYVPVALSKRAGEDALRDMIPELTEKGIEFVVVSGDMIEGTVTATLLDRLNPGAIDARKEAVGKLYNVEEFAEEIVKAASAPVPADNTVLVGDTGYFTKK
- a CDS encoding DUF3566 domain-containing protein, which gives rise to MKERLKAAAKSAASRATGPAPKQVKLKLVQIGFWSAVKAGLLVTIATGIAMIVGFFLIWLVVSSTGLFGSLSTLINGIIGGGSGTTEAGVNVAEQLSLPRVMSFAITTALFNIVIGTLLTGISAAIYNVIARLTGGISVGFTNDQ
- the dnaN gene encoding DNA polymerase III subunit beta; this encodes MKFQVNKDVLSEAVSFAVRLLPQRTTLPILGGILIEADANALRLSVFDYEVSAQAEIVAKVETSGRVLVSGRLLSEIASKLPNAPVEFATDGSKVTVSCGSTKFSLLTMPVEEYPTLPEIPAISGTISGEAFADAVHQVAVAASKDDVTPVLTGVQLETGEKSISFVATDRYRVALREAAWVASPSGAGSVALVPARTLQEVAKTFGNQGEISIAIAKTDDREMIAFKANNRSVTSLLLKGNFPPVKSLFPTDIDNFAVVSTGDLVDSTRRVALVLERESPLRYSFNEGELSLEATGNETAQASENINAELTGKEIVVSLKPQFLIDGLAGVHGEFVKIAFTNNDNPNKPGPVLISSHGSKEKTDSDSYRYLLQPNLLVR
- the gyrB gene encoding DNA topoisomerase (ATP-hydrolyzing) subunit B, whose product is MSDSTYEAGNIQVLEGLEAVRKRPGMYIGSTGPRGLHHLVYEIVDNSVDEALAGYCDTINVTITKDGWIRVKDNGRGIPVSTHPTEGISTVQVVLTILHAGGKFGGGGYAVSGGLHGVGASVVNALSTQLRVQVAREGFLWNQSYKIGVPDAPLAKGKPADYTGTQIEFLASPEIFETVEYDYETLRARFQQMCFLNKGLRISLEDERTGRTDTYHYENGLRDYVEYLNVSKKNEIVNEEIISFESETKEKNMSVEIAMQWTNAYNESVHTYANTINTHEGGTHEEGFRAALTSLLNKYAREKNLLKEKDENLSGDDCREGLTCVISVKLSEPQFEGQTKTKLGNTEAKAFVQRVVNEELGDWLGRNPNVAKDIIRKAIQAATARHAARKAREATRRKGLLESGGMPGKLRDCSSRKPELSEIYLVEGDSAGGSAVRGRNPETQAILPLRGKVLNVEKARLDRALGNAEVQAIITAFGTGIGEEFDVSKARYHKCILMADADVDGLHIRTLILTLLFRYMRPLIEHGYVYLAQPPLFKIKWSNSEHQYVYSDAQRDKALADGAAAGKRIPKENAIQRYKGLGEMDYDELWDTTMDPDKRTLLQVTLEDAALADEVFSTLMGEDVDARRSFIQQNAKDVRFLDI
- the dnaA gene encoding chromosomal replication initiator protein DnaA, which gives rise to MAEADVVTGLWHSLITKLNNDERLTPQLLGFLSLVEPKGVLGETLYLEVPNELTREMIQQRMRPFIQEAMAINAEFGGPINFATVVNPDIEANFVPATPAVTPESNWPPLNPAGTPVTFPDSVSTGPATTSGFETRLNPKYTFDNFVTGGSNRFAHAASFAVAEAPAKAYNPLFIYGDSGLGKTHLLHAIGHYALNLYPRIKVRYVSSEEFTNDFINAIQNNRTGMFQAEYRDIDVLLIDDIQFLQGKDQTQEAFFHTFNTLHDHNKQVVITSDLPPKQLTGFEDRMVSRFEWGLLTDIQTPELETRIAILRKKAENDKLRVDDDIIEYMAARVSSNIRELEGTLIRVNAFAALNRQKVDMQLVQTVLKDIVPVGSDQVIAPIEIINAVAAYYKITPDDLYGSSRIAAIALARQIAMYICREQTNLSLPKIGQLFGGRDHTTVMYAQRKITEFMNERRYVYNQVTEIIARIKTASKG